The Chloroflexus aggregans DSM 9485 genome segment TCTTGCGTGTCACCTCCGCCGTATCCCAGCTATGTATGATCTGAGTCACGAATTCACCGATTGCCCGCCGGTAACGTCGGACCAAAGCTGCGACTGCCGCGGTGAGCCACTGCTCGATTTTTGCCCGCCATTCAGGATCACGTTCAAGGATGTCGGCAAATTGGGTAACGGCCAGCGCGATTGAACGACGCAACGGTGAGGCGGGCGTCACGCTTTGATCGAGCAACGTCAGTTTGACATCACGCCAACTCGCCTCCGCCCATTCACGGACGAGTGGATGCGCCAAAACTTCGCGCTTCAACGCTTCCCCTTGTTGCTGAATCTGCGGATCAAATTGCAGATTAACGATCCAACGATCGATCAGCGCGGTAAATTGCTGGTAGAGCGGATGATCGGGATCTTCACGCAATTCGCGTAACAAACGCTGTACACCCTCCAATAACCGTTCGTAGATGCGTTGGTCGACGATCCGCGGGACCCATACCGGTAACTCACCGGCGATACGACGCCGGATCTCTACTTCGTTGCTCGCTATGACCTCAGCTAATAAACTCACAATCTGCATGAGCACATCGCGCTGACGCCCACCCGACAACAATACGCCTAATAAACGTCCGAGCAACGGTGCCACCGGGATCGTTTCTAACCGACGGCTCAAACCATTCGCCAGCGCCTGACTCACATCTTCATCGTTCACCACCCGCAACACGCCACTCACCGCCTCCGCAGCGAGATCGGCTATCTGTTCACCCCGTTTGGGGTTCCGCAACCAATGCGCGAGGCGAGTCGCCGGGTCGTGGCGACAGATACGCTCGGTAATCTGATCGGGATCGAGAAAGTTCGTCTCGATAAAACGGCCAAAACTCACCGCAATGCGCGTTTTGCGGGCCGGAATGATGGCCGTATGCGGGATCGGTATGCCTAGCGGATGACGAAAGAGCGCCGTAACCGCAAACCAGTCGGCGAATGCACCGACCATCGCCGCTTCGGCAAAGGCACGGACATACGGTATCCACGGCATAGTATCACGCCAGATACTGGTAACCACAAAGAGCATGCCCGCCATAACTAAAAGGCCAGTCGCTAGTAGCTGCATCCGGCGCAGATCTTGCAAACGTTGTTGATCCTCCATACCGGCTTCCTTGTATCAGAGCGGAGAGACATGCCGTGTATTATAGAAGCTGTCATTCACTCACCGCTAACGCCTGCGCTCGACCGATGACATCCTGCAACTATGGTATGATAACCGTATGATTGCTAACGAAATCAATGACTTTGCACCTGTCATTCTCGTCGGTATTGCCCTTGTCATCAGCATTACCGTTGACTGGACCGTCCGACGGCGTATCCAACGGTGGGCCGACACTCGTGAACGTATCGTTATCGAAGCCGTTGCCATCGCACTCGGCGGGCAATTCACCTTCTGGACCTTGTTTCTGATCTTCCAACAAGTCGCCAACCGCTTCCTCGCCGAGTCGACCATCACTGCCATCCAGCCTCTGCTCGATCTCGCCGGGATAATGGCGATCACGATCTTGATCGTGCGTTTGATCACGAATCTGGTCGACTCGTACCTCCGTCATCGCCAAATCGGTAACATTTCACTCATCCAGAATCTGCTACGCGGGTTGGGCGCACTTGCGGTCGGTGGCACCCTCTTAATAAGCTATGGTGTGCCGCTTAGTCCGGTGCTCACCGTTATTGCCGGTTCGAGCCTTGGCCTGACCCTTGCCTTACGAGAACCGTTAGCAAATTTCTTCGCCGGCGTGCAGATCATCGTCTCGAACCGCGTCAAGCCCGGCGACTACATTCGCCTCGCCTCGGGGGAAGAGGGGTTTGTCACCGATATTCGCTGGTCTGACACGTACATTCGTCAGCTCGCTAACAATATTATTATCATTCCTAACGTACAAATGATCACGCAGATCGTGACGAATTTTAGCCGCCCTGAACCGGAGTTAGCGGTGCTGGTCGATGTTGCCGTAAGTGCAGATGCCGATCTGGCGCATACCGAAGCTATTGCTTTGGAGGTAGCTCGTGAGGTGTTAACTACGACGACCGGTGGCGTCGCCACATTTGAGCCGTTGGTGCGCTTTAACGCGGTTGACGCTACCGGCATCCGTTTCACGGTCGTCTTACGGGGGCAAAGTTTTACCGACCAGTTTCTCTTACGTCACGAGTTCATCAAACGGTTCCACACCCGTCTTCAACACGAAGGGATCGCTACGCCTACCCATATGGTACGGTTGTTCGCAGAAACATAACGGACGGGCCGGCATGTATCTGCCAACCCGCCCGAGGCCAGGCGACGATCTACCGCACGGAGTAGAGCAACCAATGACCATCATCGTGCCGTCGCATACACCCCTCTTGGTGCTAAGACGACGGCAACGAACGATGTGAGGTGATGTCCGCAATGATCGTGTTCAACACTTCAAGTAGTGGCCGGCACTCGGTAGGAGCATTGACGTCGGTGAAGCGTATAACTACAGTATCGATCTGAATCAGATAGTTCAACCGATCGCAACAGGGTGAGGTAGGGACAGGTGTCGTTGCGAGGCGTTCTCCATCCAGGGCAGCGATGATTGTCTGTAGTCTGTTACGTTGCGCAGTGCTGAGTGTTGCGGTCGTCACCGTTTCCCCCGCTGGAGACGAACGTTCCCTGTTTCCAGATCGACCGTTAACCGATCCTCAAACCCGGCCAATCCTCCACTGTGCTCGAAGACGAGCAGCTTGTGAGAGGGTGAAACAGAACTACAAGCAGCAACGAACACAATGCTGTACAAAAAAACAACAAACGGGATGAGACGCAGACGTAAGAATCCAGGCTGCATATAACCATAAAACTTGATCATTGCAGATCGACCTTCTTTGCGCAACGCACAATGATGTTAATACGTCGGTTTGACCGTCATCACTCCTTGCAAAGCTCGATCCGGTGGATCGGCAACCGGCAACCGATGGGTCAAAACAAGTACCACAATGATTGCCACCCACAACGGCCAACCGGTGATGCCCAGCGCCGTCGCCCAGATCGTGTCAACCGTCGCCCCTTCGCGGGCAAACAGCGCAACTGCGCCACCAAAGGCATTGATGCTACCATGCCCGATCACCGCCGGCCAGACGCTCCCTGTCGCCAGCCTCGTCCACCCCAGTATGATGCCTACCAACACGCAGAACGCCGTCATCATCACCACGCCAAGCGCCGGATTAGTCGGGTAGTTGTAGCCGAGCAGGATGATTGGCGCGTGCCACAAGCCCCAAATCACGCCGCTGATGATCAGCGCCGGCCATTGGCCGAGCGGCAACAACTGCGGCAAGAGATACCCCCGCCAGCCCCACTCCTCACCAAACACGGGGATCGCATTGAGGATTGGCCCAATGACCAATGCCACCCCCAGTTGCGCGATCACAATCGGCCACAACGACACATTCGCCAGCGCCTCACCTGCACCGGCAGCGTTCAGCAAGGCCCGAAATCCCGACAACGATAGGTCGAGATCGTAGACACCAAACAGTGCGCTGACAAACGGCGAAACCACCATCACGAGGCCGGGGACCGTCCACGCAAACAGCCAGTACCAGCCCCAGCGCCGGCCTTTGCCCAGCCCCAACCCGGTCGCTTTCACGATTCCTCCCGGCGGCGGGCTAATCCAACGGTTTACGATCAACGTCGCCAATGCCGGCGTGACCATCATCGCCAGCATCAGCGGCAACGCCAGCGGATCGGCCAGACCGGCCTCGCTCAGCCACAATGGCGCGCAGCATAACCACGCCAAGCCCACGCTTAAACCAACAAACCAGCCTAACCCACGCCAATTCAGCGCAGCCACCAGTGTTTCCTTTCACGGCTAGCCGGCCCGGTGCAACCGCCGCCACACAATGTACGAATACGGGATGGTCGCCAACGCCGGCACAATGATCAACGGAAAACTGGTCGCAAACAGCCAATCTTCCGGCACGAACAGGCTGACCAGCGCCGACGCCAAGCCGCCGGCCACGAACAAGCGCGCACCGACCCGGTGCGTGATCCGCCACACCTCCGGATCGGCCAGCGTCCACGGGGTACGAATGCCGACAAAATAGTTTGGCGTCACCCGCCCTAACTCGTTTCCTAAGACCGCAATCAGCAGCGCCGCCCCAATGCTGATCAGCCGCGGCACGCTGATCGGCCAAGCGACCGCTCCGCCAATGGTGATGACATGAATCACAGCAAAAAAGACGACGAGGCTATTCATAATCAGCGCGTATGTGCGCGCAAAGGCGACATACCCCTGCCCGCGCGGATCGATCCGTGGCAAGATCGGCGCGAGTGCGGCCATGAGCGTAGCGATCGCCGGTGGGAAGAAGGCCACAAACCACCGGCTGCCATAGCCATCAATCTCACCGGCAGCATTCCAGTGAATTGGCGCCGGATCGGGGATAAAGGGTAGCATCACTGCGCCAAACACCCACATCAGCGCCGTGATGACAATCATGAACCGCAGATTACGCATGGCCGCCCTCCTTTCGTTGTGTATCGGCGTCTACGCCAACCTTAAACAGATCCATCAACAGACTCAACACCTCTTGCAACACGGTTGTATTCAGGCGATAGATCATGTGCTGGCCATGCCGCTCGGCAGTCACCAGATCCACCGCCTTGAGCACGCTGAGATGGTGCGATACGCTCGGCGCCGAGATCGCAAACCGTGCCGCAATCTCGCCTGCTGTCATGTCGCGCTCGTTCAGCATCTGGAGAATCGCTCGCCGGGTCGGATCCGACAAGGCGTGAAGCGTGCGGGTGATGGCTTGTTCCATAGACAGTTAGCCAATCTTCTAAATACTCTCAACCCTTAGTATAGATAGCTTCACTGCATCATGTCAAGAGCGAATGTATACTATATGTAACCATGCTGTAACTACGCTTACTACCCTATGGAAAGAACCGCGCATCTCAACGCGCCTTGATGGCGCGCCGTCAAAGGAGATTGGCAATGACACAGCCTCCGAATGGCTTTGACCCAAACGACCCGATTGGGACGTGGCGGGCATGGCGTGACGCTAGCCTCGACGCATGGGCGAAGAGCCTGACCGCAATGGTCAACACGGAAACCTTCTCGCAGGCGATTGGCGCGCAACTCGACGCGCTGCTCGCTGTCTCCGGCCCGGTCCAACAGGCAGTTCAGCAGTACATGGAACGGTATCTGGCCCAAGCCCAGATGCCTTCGCGCAACGAGGTAATCTCGTTAGCCAGCCGGCTCACCAACATCGAGTTTCGGCTTGATGACATGCAAGCCCAACTCGATGAGTTGACCGATATGGTCCGAGCCTTGGCCGCTGCCGGTCCAATGACACCGACCGATGTGAGCATGATCGGTGAAAAACTCACCGCCATTGAAGAGCAATTGACCGCCATCGCGGCTGCCCGTCCGGCTGCTCGTAACCGCAAGACGACGACTGAAGATAAAGAGTAGGAGTGTTTTGCCATGACTAGTGCAGATGCTGCACCGATCGATTTCGAGCGGATGACCGAGCAGTTGCTGAAGGAGATTGAGCGCACCACGAAGAGCAGCGATATGGCTGCCCGGATTGCGACCAATCGTATCAAAGTCGCGGTCGGTCAGACGCCAAAAGAGCAGATTTGGGCGCTGAATAAGATGCGCCTGTACCACTACTATCCGCAGGTGCCGCCGGAGCAGCGCAAACCGATCCCACTGCTTTTGGTCTTCGCGCTGATCAACCGTCCATATATCTTCGACTTGCGTCCCGGTAACAGCTTCGTCGAGTTCATGCTTAAGCATGGCTACGAAGTCTATCTGCTCGACTGGGGCACCCCCGGCCCGGAAGATGCACATTACGATTTTGAGGACTTCTCGCTGAAGTTTTTGCCCCGTGCAATCCGGGCTATGAAGCGTCACAGCGGCAAGAACGAGTTTAGCATGTTGGGTTGGTGCATCGGAGCGACAATCGTCACCATTTACGCAGCGATGCGCCCCGATGATGGGCTGCGTAACCTGATTTTGCTGACCGCGCCAATCGATTTTAGCGACAAAGAGGGGAGTACCTTCAGCCGCTGGCTCAATACCGAGTACTACAACGTCGATGAACTGGTGCGCCAGTTCGGGAATGTGCCCGCCGCTATTATCGAGTACGGCAATAAGATGCTGAAGCCGGTCGAGAATTATATCGGCACCTACTTGAAGCTGTGGGATAACCTCGATAACCCGGCGGTGGTCGAGGCATGGCTTGCTATGAATACATGGGTGACCGATAACGTTGATTTTCCCGGCGCTGCCTTCCGCCAGTGGGTGGTCGAGTTCTTCCGCGAAAATCGGCTGATGGAAAATAAGCTCATGATGGAAGGGCGCGTCGTCGATCTTGCCAATATCAAGGCAAACTTGCTCAACGTGATCGCCGACAAGGATCATATCGTCCCCAACTGCCAGTCTCGCTCGGTGATGGATCGCGTTGGAAGTAAGGATAAGAAGCTGATCGAACTGAAAGGTGGCCATATCGGCATTATGGTCGGTAGTGGTGCCAGCAAGCGAGCATGGCCTCAGATCGAATCATGGCTGAGCGAGCGTAGCAACTAGCATTCCCGTCACGTCAGGCAGACCCTGTTCGGCATCGTCGTTGTCTGCTAACGACGATGCGATGGTTCTTTGTGTTCTCAATTTCGTTGTAGCCAGCATTTTTGGCGCTTGAAAAACCAGAAGGAGAATGGTATGCGCCTGAGCGGAAAAGTTGCTATCGTAACCGGCGGTGGGCAGGGCATTGGCCGTGCCACGGCGCTCCTGTTCGGTAAAGAGGGTGCGAAGGTTGCGGTCGCCGATATTAACGAGGAAGCAGCTACCGCGACTGCGAACACGATTATTGAGGCCGGTGGTCAGGCGAAGGCATTCGTGGTGAATGTCGGGCAAGCAGCTTCGGTTGAGGCGATGGTCAAGGGAGTTGTCGAATGGGCCGGTACCGTTGATATTCTCGTGAACAACGCCGGTATTACCCGCGACGCTCGCATGATTAAGATGACCGAAGAGCAGTTTGATGCGGTGATTAACGTTAACCTTAAGGGTGTCTGGCTGTGTACCAAGTACGTCGCACCGATTATGATCGAAAAAGGAAGTGGCTCGATCATCAATGCGGCGTCGATTGTCGCCTTTAACGGCAATTTCGGTCAGACCAATTATGTCGCGTCAAAGGCAGGGGTGATCGGGATGACGAAGACATGGGCCCGTGAGTTCGGACCAAGTGGTATCCGAGTAAACGCGGTGGCTCCCGGCTTTACCCAGACTGATATGATCGCGCATGTGCCCGAAAAGGTGCTCGATGAGTTTAAGGGTCGCACACCGCTCCGCCGGCTGGCTACGCCCGAAGACGTAGCATATGCTTACCTCTTCCTCGCCTCCGACGAGTCAGGTTTTATCACCGGTGAGGTGCTGCCGGTTGATGGCGGCTTAGATTTGTAGTACGGG includes the following:
- a CDS encoding mechanosensitive ion channel family protein, which translates into the protein MIANEINDFAPVILVGIALVISITVDWTVRRRIQRWADTRERIVIEAVAIALGGQFTFWTLFLIFQQVANRFLAESTITAIQPLLDLAGIMAITILIVRLITNLVDSYLRHRQIGNISLIQNLLRGLGALAVGGTLLISYGVPLSPVLTVIAGSSLGLTLALREPLANFFAGVQIIVSNRVKPGDYIRLASGEEGFVTDIRWSDTYIRQLANNIIIIPNVQMITQIVTNFSRPEPELAVLVDVAVSADADLAHTEAIALEVAREVLTTTTGGVATFEPLVRFNAVDATGIRFTVVLRGQSFTDQFLLRHEFIKRFHTRLQHEGIATPTHMVRLFAET
- a CDS encoding autorepressor SdpR family transcription factor yields the protein MEQAITRTLHALSDPTRRAILQMLNERDMTAGEIAARFAISAPSVSHHLSVLKAVDLVTAERHGQHMIYRLNTTVLQEVLSLLMDLFKVGVDADTQRKEGGHA
- a CDS encoding protealysin inhibitor emfourin, translating into MTTATLSTAQRNRLQTIIAALDGERLATTPVPTSPCCDRLNYLIQIDTVVIRFTDVNAPTECRPLLEVLNTIIADITSHRSLPSS
- a CDS encoding SdpI family protein, with translation MRNLRFMIVITALMWVFGAVMLPFIPDPAPIHWNAAGEIDGYGSRWFVAFFPPAIATLMAALAPILPRIDPRGQGYVAFARTYALIMNSLVVFFAVIHVITIGGAVAWPISVPRLISIGAALLIAVLGNELGRVTPNYFVGIRTPWTLADPEVWRITHRVGARLFVAGGLASALVSLFVPEDWLFATSFPLIIVPALATIPYSYIVWRRLHRAG
- a CDS encoding DUF445 domain-containing protein, with protein sequence MEDQQRLQDLRRMQLLATGLLVMAGMLFVVTSIWRDTMPWIPYVRAFAEAAMVGAFADWFAVTALFRHPLGIPIPHTAIIPARKTRIAVSFGRFIETNFLDPDQITERICRHDPATRLAHWLRNPKRGEQIADLAAEAVSGVLRVVNDEDVSQALANGLSRRLETIPVAPLLGRLLGVLLSGGRQRDVLMQIVSLLAEVIASNEVEIRRRIAGELPVWVPRIVDQRIYERLLEGVQRLLRELREDPDHPLYQQFTALIDRWIVNLQFDPQIQQQGEALKREVLAHPLVREWAEASWRDVKLTLLDQSVTPASPLRRSIALAVTQFADILERDPEWRAKIEQWLTAAVAALVRRYRRAIGEFVTQIIHSWDTAEVTRKIELQFGRDLQFIRINGTIVGGLVGLIIYSIAQLLP
- a CDS encoding PHA/PHB synthase family protein, translating into MTSADAAPIDFERMTEQLLKEIERTTKSSDMAARIATNRIKVAVGQTPKEQIWALNKMRLYHYYPQVPPEQRKPIPLLLVFALINRPYIFDLRPGNSFVEFMLKHGYEVYLLDWGTPGPEDAHYDFEDFSLKFLPRAIRAMKRHSGKNEFSMLGWCIGATIVTIYAAMRPDDGLRNLILLTAPIDFSDKEGSTFSRWLNTEYYNVDELVRQFGNVPAAIIEYGNKMLKPVENYIGTYLKLWDNLDNPAVVEAWLAMNTWVTDNVDFPGAAFRQWVVEFFRENRLMENKLMMEGRVVDLANIKANLLNVIADKDHIVPNCQSRSVMDRVGSKDKKLIELKGGHIGIMVGSGASKRAWPQIESWLSERSN
- a CDS encoding beta-ketoacyl-ACP reductase, producing MRLSGKVAIVTGGGQGIGRATALLFGKEGAKVAVADINEEAATATANTIIEAGGQAKAFVVNVGQAASVEAMVKGVVEWAGTVDILVNNAGITRDARMIKMTEEQFDAVINVNLKGVWLCTKYVAPIMIEKGSGSIINAASIVAFNGNFGQTNYVASKAGVIGMTKTWAREFGPSGIRVNAVAPGFTQTDMIAHVPEKVLDEFKGRTPLRRLATPEDVAYAYLFLASDESGFITGEVLPVDGGLDL
- a CDS encoding CPBP family intramembrane glutamic endopeptidase; translation: MAALNWRGLGWFVGLSVGLAWLCCAPLWLSEAGLADPLALPLMLAMMVTPALATLIVNRWISPPPGGIVKATGLGLGKGRRWGWYWLFAWTVPGLVMVVSPFVSALFGVYDLDLSLSGFRALLNAAGAGEALANVSLWPIVIAQLGVALVIGPILNAIPVFGEEWGWRGYLLPQLLPLGQWPALIISGVIWGLWHAPIILLGYNYPTNPALGVVMMTAFCVLVGIILGWTRLATGSVWPAVIGHGSINAFGGAVALFAREGATVDTIWATALGITGWPLWVAIIVVLVLTHRLPVADPPDRALQGVMTVKPTY